A region of Neovison vison isolate M4711 chromosome 7, ASM_NN_V1, whole genome shotgun sequence DNA encodes the following proteins:
- the HNRNPL gene encoding heterogeneous nuclear ribonucleoprotein L isoform X4, whose protein sequence is MPKKRQALVEFEDVLGACNAVNYAADNQIYIAGHPAFVNYSTSQKISRPGDSDDSRSVNSVLLFTILNPIYSITTDVLYTICNPCGPVQRIVIFRKNGVQAMVEFDSVQSAQRAKASLNGADIYSGCCTLKIEYAKPTRLNVFKNDQDTWDYTNPNLSGQGDPGSNPNKRQRQPPLLGDHPAEYGEGRGFPSVDSRGSCAPARRPPRKFSPVLPLFPSHPPGGPHGGYHSHYHDEGYGPPPPHYEGRRMGPPVGGHRRGPSRYGPQYGHPPPPPPPPEYGPHADSPVLMVYGLDQSKMNCDRVFNVFCLYGNVEKVKFMKSKPGAAMVEMADGYAVDRAITHLNNNFMFGQKLNVCVSKQPAIMPGQSYGLEDGSCSYKDFSESRNNRFSTPEQAAKNRIQHPSNVLHFFNAPLEVTEENFFEICDELGVKRPSSVKVFSGKSERSSSGLLEWESKSDALETLGFLNHYQMKNPNGPYPYTLKLCFSTAQHAS, encoded by the exons ATGCCTAAAAAGAGACAAGCGTTGGTGGAGTTTGAAGACGTGTTGGGGGCTTGCAACGCTGTGAACTACGCGGCTGACAACCAGATCTACATTGCTGGCCACCCAGCTTTTGTCAATTACTCTACCAGCCAGAAGATCTCCCGCCCTGGGGACTCGGATGACTCCCGGAGTGTCAACAGTGTGCTTCTCTTTACCATTCTGAACCCGATCTATTCCATTACCACG GATGTTCTTTATACTATCTGCAATCCTTGTGGTCCTGTCCAGAGAATTGTTATTTTCCGGAAGAATGGAGTCCAGGCCATGGTGGA ATTTGATTCTGTGCAGAGTGCCCAGCGGGCAAAGGCCTCGCTCAATGGGGCTGACATTTATTCAGGCTGCTGCACTCTGAAGATTGAATATGCGAAG CCCACACGCTTGAATGTGTTCAAGAATGATCAGGATACTTGGGACTACACAAACCCCAATCTCAGTGGACAAG GTGATCCTGGCAGCAACCCTAATAAACGCCAGAGACAGCCCCCTCTCCTGGGAGATCATCCCGCAGAATATGGTGAGGGCAGGGGGTTCCCCTCCGTGGACTCCCGTGGCTCATGTGCCcctgcccgccgcccgccgcgcaAATTCTCACCcgtcctccctctctttccttcccaccccccaggAGGGCCCCACGGTGGGTACCACAGCCATTACCATGATGAGGGCTACGGGCCCCCCCCACCTCACTACGAAGGGAGAAGGATGGGCCCACCAGTGGGGGGTCACCGTCGGGGCCCAAGTCGCTACGGCCCCCAGTatgggcaccccccaccccctcccccaccacccgaGTATGGCCCCCACGCCGACAGCCCTGTGCTCATGGTCTATGGCTTGGATCAATCTAAGATGAACTGTGATCGGGTCTTCAATGTCTTCTGCTTGTATGGCAATGTGGAGAAG GTGAAATTCATGAAAAGCAAGCCGGGGGCCGCCATGGTGGAGATGGCTGATGGCTATGCTGTGGACCGGGCCATTACTCACCTCAACAACAACTTCATGTTTGGGCAGAAGCTGAATGTCTG TGTCTCCAAGCAACCAGCCATCATGCCCGGGCAGTCCTACGGGCTAGAAGACGGGTCATGCAGTTACAAAGACTTCAGCGAATCCAGGAACAATCGGTTTTCTACCCCAGAGCAGGCAGCCAAGAACCGCATCCAGCACCCGAGCAATGTGCTGCACTTCTTCAACGCTCCTCTGGAGGTGACTGAGGAGAACTTCTTCGAG ATCTGCGACGAGCTGGGAGTGAAACGGCCATCTTCTGTGAAAGTATTCTCAGGCAAAA GTGAGCGCAGCTCCTCTGGGCTGCTGGAGTGGGAATCCAAGAGTGATGCCCTGGAGACTTTGGGCTTCCTGAATCATTACCAGATGAAAAACCCAA ATGGTCCATATCCTTACACTCTGAAGTTGTGTTTCTCCACTGCTCAGCACGCCTCCTAA
- the HNRNPL gene encoding heterogeneous nuclear ribonucleoprotein L isoform X2, translated as MSRRLLPRAEKRRRRLEQRQQPDEQRRRSGAMVKMAAAGGGGGGGRYYGGGSEGGRAPKRLKTDNAGDQHGGGGGGGGGAGAAGGGGGENYDDPHKTPASPVVHIRGLIDGVVEADLVEALQEFGPISYVVVMPKKRQALVEFEDVLGACNAVNYAADNQIYIAGHPAFVNYSTSQKISRPGDSDDSRSVNSVLLFTILNPIYSITTDVLYTICNPCGPVQRIVIFRKNGVQAMVEFDSVQSAQRAKASLNGADIYSGCCTLKIEYAKPTRLNVFKNDQDTWDYTNPNLSGQGDPGSNPNKRQRQPPLLGDHPAEYGGPHGGYHSHYHDEGYGPPPPHYEGRRMGPPVGGHRRGPSRYGPQYGHPPPPPPPPEYGPHADSPVLMVYGLDQSKMNCDRVFNVFCLYGNVEKVKFMKSKPGAAMVEMADGYAVDRAITHLNNNFMFGQKLNVCVSKQPAIMPGQSYGLEDGSCSYKDFSESRNNRFSTPEQAAKNRIQHPSNVLHFFNAPLEVTEENFFEICDELGVKRPSSVKVFSGKSERSSSGLLEWESKSDALETLGFLNHYQMKNPNGPYPYTLKLCFSTAQHAS; from the exons ATGTCGCGGAGGCTGCTGCCCCGGGCGGAGAAGCGGCGTCGGCGGCTGGAGCAGAGGCAGCAGCCGGACGAGCAGCGGAGGCGGTCGGGAGCGATGGTGAAGatggcggcggcgggcggcggagGCGGCGGTGGCCGCTACTACGGCGGCGGCAGTGAGGGCGGCCGAGCCCCTAAGCGGCTCAAGACGGACAACGCTGGCGACCAGCACGGAGGCGGTGGTGGCGGCGGTGGAGGagccggggcggcgggcggcggcggcggg gaGAACTACGATGACCCACACAAAACCCCTGCCTCCCCAGTTGTCCACATCAGGGGCCTGATTGACGGCGTGGTGGAAGCTGACCTTGTGGAAGCCTTGCAGGAATTTGGACCCATCAG CTATGTGGTAGTAATGCCTAAAAAGAGACAAGCGTTGGTGGAGTTTGAAGACGTGTTGGGGGCTTGCAACGCTGTGAACTACGCGGCTGACAACCAGATCTACATTGCTGGCCACCCAGCTTTTGTCAATTACTCTACCAGCCAGAAGATCTCCCGCCCTGGGGACTCGGATGACTCCCGGAGTGTCAACAGTGTGCTTCTCTTTACCATTCTGAACCCGATCTATTCCATTACCACG GATGTTCTTTATACTATCTGCAATCCTTGTGGTCCTGTCCAGAGAATTGTTATTTTCCGGAAGAATGGAGTCCAGGCCATGGTGGA ATTTGATTCTGTGCAGAGTGCCCAGCGGGCAAAGGCCTCGCTCAATGGGGCTGACATTTATTCAGGCTGCTGCACTCTGAAGATTGAATATGCGAAG CCCACACGCTTGAATGTGTTCAAGAATGATCAGGATACTTGGGACTACACAAACCCCAATCTCAGTGGACAAG GTGATCCTGGCAGCAACCCTAATAAACGCCAGAGACAGCCCCCTCTCCTGGGAGATCATCCCGCAGAATATG gAGGGCCCCACGGTGGGTACCACAGCCATTACCATGATGAGGGCTACGGGCCCCCCCCACCTCACTACGAAGGGAGAAGGATGGGCCCACCAGTGGGGGGTCACCGTCGGGGCCCAAGTCGCTACGGCCCCCAGTatgggcaccccccaccccctcccccaccacccgaGTATGGCCCCCACGCCGACAGCCCTGTGCTCATGGTCTATGGCTTGGATCAATCTAAGATGAACTGTGATCGGGTCTTCAATGTCTTCTGCTTGTATGGCAATGTGGAGAAG GTGAAATTCATGAAAAGCAAGCCGGGGGCCGCCATGGTGGAGATGGCTGATGGCTATGCTGTGGACCGGGCCATTACTCACCTCAACAACAACTTCATGTTTGGGCAGAAGCTGAATGTCTG TGTCTCCAAGCAACCAGCCATCATGCCCGGGCAGTCCTACGGGCTAGAAGACGGGTCATGCAGTTACAAAGACTTCAGCGAATCCAGGAACAATCGGTTTTCTACCCCAGAGCAGGCAGCCAAGAACCGCATCCAGCACCCGAGCAATGTGCTGCACTTCTTCAACGCTCCTCTGGAGGTGACTGAGGAGAACTTCTTCGAG ATCTGCGACGAGCTGGGAGTGAAACGGCCATCTTCTGTGAAAGTATTCTCAGGCAAAA GTGAGCGCAGCTCCTCTGGGCTGCTGGAGTGGGAATCCAAGAGTGATGCCCTGGAGACTTTGGGCTTCCTGAATCATTACCAGATGAAAAACCCAA ATGGTCCATATCCTTACACTCTGAAGTTGTGTTTCTCCACTGCTCAGCACGCCTCCTAA
- the HNRNPL gene encoding heterogeneous nuclear ribonucleoprotein L isoform X1, with translation MSRRLLPRAEKRRRRLEQRQQPDEQRRRSGAMVKMAAAGGGGGGGRYYGGGSEGGRAPKRLKTDNAGDQHGGGGGGGGGAGAAGGGGGENYDDPHKTPASPVVHIRGLIDGVVEADLVEALQEFGPISYVVVMPKKRQALVEFEDVLGACNAVNYAADNQIYIAGHPAFVNYSTSQKISRPGDSDDSRSVNSVLLFTILNPIYSITTDVLYTICNPCGPVQRIVIFRKNGVQAMVEFDSVQSAQRAKASLNGADIYSGCCTLKIEYAKPTRLNVFKNDQDTWDYTNPNLSGQGDPGSNPNKRQRQPPLLGDHPAEYGEGRGFPSVDSRGSCAPARRPPRKFSPVLPLFPSHPPGGPHGGYHSHYHDEGYGPPPPHYEGRRMGPPVGGHRRGPSRYGPQYGHPPPPPPPPEYGPHADSPVLMVYGLDQSKMNCDRVFNVFCLYGNVEKVKFMKSKPGAAMVEMADGYAVDRAITHLNNNFMFGQKLNVCVSKQPAIMPGQSYGLEDGSCSYKDFSESRNNRFSTPEQAAKNRIQHPSNVLHFFNAPLEVTEENFFEICDELGVKRPSSVKVFSGKSERSSSGLLEWESKSDALETLGFLNHYQMKNPNGPYPYTLKLCFSTAQHAS, from the exons ATGTCGCGGAGGCTGCTGCCCCGGGCGGAGAAGCGGCGTCGGCGGCTGGAGCAGAGGCAGCAGCCGGACGAGCAGCGGAGGCGGTCGGGAGCGATGGTGAAGatggcggcggcgggcggcggagGCGGCGGTGGCCGCTACTACGGCGGCGGCAGTGAGGGCGGCCGAGCCCCTAAGCGGCTCAAGACGGACAACGCTGGCGACCAGCACGGAGGCGGTGGTGGCGGCGGTGGAGGagccggggcggcgggcggcggcggcggg gaGAACTACGATGACCCACACAAAACCCCTGCCTCCCCAGTTGTCCACATCAGGGGCCTGATTGACGGCGTGGTGGAAGCTGACCTTGTGGAAGCCTTGCAGGAATTTGGACCCATCAG CTATGTGGTAGTAATGCCTAAAAAGAGACAAGCGTTGGTGGAGTTTGAAGACGTGTTGGGGGCTTGCAACGCTGTGAACTACGCGGCTGACAACCAGATCTACATTGCTGGCCACCCAGCTTTTGTCAATTACTCTACCAGCCAGAAGATCTCCCGCCCTGGGGACTCGGATGACTCCCGGAGTGTCAACAGTGTGCTTCTCTTTACCATTCTGAACCCGATCTATTCCATTACCACG GATGTTCTTTATACTATCTGCAATCCTTGTGGTCCTGTCCAGAGAATTGTTATTTTCCGGAAGAATGGAGTCCAGGCCATGGTGGA ATTTGATTCTGTGCAGAGTGCCCAGCGGGCAAAGGCCTCGCTCAATGGGGCTGACATTTATTCAGGCTGCTGCACTCTGAAGATTGAATATGCGAAG CCCACACGCTTGAATGTGTTCAAGAATGATCAGGATACTTGGGACTACACAAACCCCAATCTCAGTGGACAAG GTGATCCTGGCAGCAACCCTAATAAACGCCAGAGACAGCCCCCTCTCCTGGGAGATCATCCCGCAGAATATGGTGAGGGCAGGGGGTTCCCCTCCGTGGACTCCCGTGGCTCATGTGCCcctgcccgccgcccgccgcgcaAATTCTCACCcgtcctccctctctttccttcccaccccccaggAGGGCCCCACGGTGGGTACCACAGCCATTACCATGATGAGGGCTACGGGCCCCCCCCACCTCACTACGAAGGGAGAAGGATGGGCCCACCAGTGGGGGGTCACCGTCGGGGCCCAAGTCGCTACGGCCCCCAGTatgggcaccccccaccccctcccccaccacccgaGTATGGCCCCCACGCCGACAGCCCTGTGCTCATGGTCTATGGCTTGGATCAATCTAAGATGAACTGTGATCGGGTCTTCAATGTCTTCTGCTTGTATGGCAATGTGGAGAAG GTGAAATTCATGAAAAGCAAGCCGGGGGCCGCCATGGTGGAGATGGCTGATGGCTATGCTGTGGACCGGGCCATTACTCACCTCAACAACAACTTCATGTTTGGGCAGAAGCTGAATGTCTG TGTCTCCAAGCAACCAGCCATCATGCCCGGGCAGTCCTACGGGCTAGAAGACGGGTCATGCAGTTACAAAGACTTCAGCGAATCCAGGAACAATCGGTTTTCTACCCCAGAGCAGGCAGCCAAGAACCGCATCCAGCACCCGAGCAATGTGCTGCACTTCTTCAACGCTCCTCTGGAGGTGACTGAGGAGAACTTCTTCGAG ATCTGCGACGAGCTGGGAGTGAAACGGCCATCTTCTGTGAAAGTATTCTCAGGCAAAA GTGAGCGCAGCTCCTCTGGGCTGCTGGAGTGGGAATCCAAGAGTGATGCCCTGGAGACTTTGGGCTTCCTGAATCATTACCAGATGAAAAACCCAA ATGGTCCATATCCTTACACTCTGAAGTTGTGTTTCTCCACTGCTCAGCACGCCTCCTAA
- the HNRNPL gene encoding heterogeneous nuclear ribonucleoprotein L isoform X3, which translates to MSRRLLPRAEKRRRRLEQRQQPDEQRRRSGAMENYDDPHKTPASPVVHIRGLIDGVVEADLVEALQEFGPISYVVVMPKKRQALVEFEDVLGACNAVNYAADNQIYIAGHPAFVNYSTSQKISRPGDSDDSRSVNSVLLFTILNPIYSITTDVLYTICNPCGPVQRIVIFRKNGVQAMVEFDSVQSAQRAKASLNGADIYSGCCTLKIEYAKPTRLNVFKNDQDTWDYTNPNLSGQGDPGSNPNKRQRQPPLLGDHPAEYGEGRGFPSVDSRGSCAPARRPPRKFSPVLPLFPSHPPGGPHGGYHSHYHDEGYGPPPPHYEGRRMGPPVGGHRRGPSRYGPQYGHPPPPPPPPEYGPHADSPVLMVYGLDQSKMNCDRVFNVFCLYGNVEKVKFMKSKPGAAMVEMADGYAVDRAITHLNNNFMFGQKLNVCVSKQPAIMPGQSYGLEDGSCSYKDFSESRNNRFSTPEQAAKNRIQHPSNVLHFFNAPLEVTEENFFEICDELGVKRPSSVKVFSGKSERSSSGLLEWESKSDALETLGFLNHYQMKNPNGPYPYTLKLCFSTAQHAS; encoded by the exons ATGTCGCGGAGGCTGCTGCCCCGGGCGGAGAAGCGGCGTCGGCGGCTGGAGCAGAGGCAGCAGCCGGACGAGCAGCGGAGGCGGTCGGGAGCGATG gaGAACTACGATGACCCACACAAAACCCCTGCCTCCCCAGTTGTCCACATCAGGGGCCTGATTGACGGCGTGGTGGAAGCTGACCTTGTGGAAGCCTTGCAGGAATTTGGACCCATCAG CTATGTGGTAGTAATGCCTAAAAAGAGACAAGCGTTGGTGGAGTTTGAAGACGTGTTGGGGGCTTGCAACGCTGTGAACTACGCGGCTGACAACCAGATCTACATTGCTGGCCACCCAGCTTTTGTCAATTACTCTACCAGCCAGAAGATCTCCCGCCCTGGGGACTCGGATGACTCCCGGAGTGTCAACAGTGTGCTTCTCTTTACCATTCTGAACCCGATCTATTCCATTACCACG GATGTTCTTTATACTATCTGCAATCCTTGTGGTCCTGTCCAGAGAATTGTTATTTTCCGGAAGAATGGAGTCCAGGCCATGGTGGA ATTTGATTCTGTGCAGAGTGCCCAGCGGGCAAAGGCCTCGCTCAATGGGGCTGACATTTATTCAGGCTGCTGCACTCTGAAGATTGAATATGCGAAG CCCACACGCTTGAATGTGTTCAAGAATGATCAGGATACTTGGGACTACACAAACCCCAATCTCAGTGGACAAG GTGATCCTGGCAGCAACCCTAATAAACGCCAGAGACAGCCCCCTCTCCTGGGAGATCATCCCGCAGAATATGGTGAGGGCAGGGGGTTCCCCTCCGTGGACTCCCGTGGCTCATGTGCCcctgcccgccgcccgccgcgcaAATTCTCACCcgtcctccctctctttccttcccaccccccaggAGGGCCCCACGGTGGGTACCACAGCCATTACCATGATGAGGGCTACGGGCCCCCCCCACCTCACTACGAAGGGAGAAGGATGGGCCCACCAGTGGGGGGTCACCGTCGGGGCCCAAGTCGCTACGGCCCCCAGTatgggcaccccccaccccctcccccaccacccgaGTATGGCCCCCACGCCGACAGCCCTGTGCTCATGGTCTATGGCTTGGATCAATCTAAGATGAACTGTGATCGGGTCTTCAATGTCTTCTGCTTGTATGGCAATGTGGAGAAG GTGAAATTCATGAAAAGCAAGCCGGGGGCCGCCATGGTGGAGATGGCTGATGGCTATGCTGTGGACCGGGCCATTACTCACCTCAACAACAACTTCATGTTTGGGCAGAAGCTGAATGTCTG TGTCTCCAAGCAACCAGCCATCATGCCCGGGCAGTCCTACGGGCTAGAAGACGGGTCATGCAGTTACAAAGACTTCAGCGAATCCAGGAACAATCGGTTTTCTACCCCAGAGCAGGCAGCCAAGAACCGCATCCAGCACCCGAGCAATGTGCTGCACTTCTTCAACGCTCCTCTGGAGGTGACTGAGGAGAACTTCTTCGAG ATCTGCGACGAGCTGGGAGTGAAACGGCCATCTTCTGTGAAAGTATTCTCAGGCAAAA GTGAGCGCAGCTCCTCTGGGCTGCTGGAGTGGGAATCCAAGAGTGATGCCCTGGAGACTTTGGGCTTCCTGAATCATTACCAGATGAAAAACCCAA ATGGTCCATATCCTTACACTCTGAAGTTGTGTTTCTCCACTGCTCAGCACGCCTCCTAA